From Microcystis aeruginosa NIES-2549, a single genomic window includes:
- a CDS encoding transposase family protein has translation MKNYTWEYIQKYPKQTKRLLGIDYQQLEQLMALGKLIHRKNQSEIEKTKIRINQPGSGTPPKLSEEEQIVLMLVYLRHHLSFQILGLIFQVSESTAHNIFTYWQKLFEGELPPSLLEQIKKCQEEEIIIEQLRDYELIVDSAEQPVERPTDYQEQKIYYSGKQKRHTLKSQFIVLPKAEDIVDVVIGQPGPTSDIKICRQTLSKFDSQQTFIGDKAYLGENQIRTPDKKPKNGELTENQIKENKVLSSRRIFVEHLIRVVKVFKVVQERFRLNKSRYKSVLLTVCGLVRLRISALILEVIEGEQSGEVIDVIISHSFPSKLDFVSSNPD, from the coding sequence ATGAAAAACTACACTTGGGAATACATTCAAAAATATCCGAAACAAACTAAAAGACTATTAGGAATTGACTACCAACAACTAGAACAACTGATGGCACTTGGAAAACTTATACATCGGAAAAACCAATCAGAAATCGAAAAAACCAAAATTAGGATTAATCAACCAGGAAGCGGAACACCTCCTAAATTATCAGAAGAGGAACAAATTGTTCTAATGTTGGTTTATTTAAGACATCATCTAAGCTTTCAAATCTTAGGACTAATATTTCAAGTGAGTGAATCAACGGCTCATAATATCTTTACCTATTGGCAAAAACTTTTTGAAGGAGAGTTACCGCCAAGTTTGTTAGAACAAATAAAGAAGTGCCAAGAAGAGGAAATAATAATTGAACAATTAAGGGATTATGAGTTGATTGTCGATAGCGCAGAACAGCCCGTGGAGAGGCCGACCGATTATCAAGAACAAAAAATATATTATTCGGGAAAGCAAAAAAGACATACTTTAAAAAGTCAATTTATTGTCTTGCCAAAAGCTGAAGATATTGTTGATGTAGTTATTGGTCAACCTGGTCCGACGAGCGACATAAAAATCTGTCGGCAAACTTTAAGCAAATTCGATTCTCAACAAACTTTTATTGGAGATAAAGCTTACCTAGGAGAAAATCAAATCAGAACTCCTGATAAAAAACCTAAGAATGGAGAATTAACCGAGAATCAAATTAAAGAAAATAAAGTTTTATCATCTCGGCGAATTTTTGTTGAGCATTTAATTCGAGTTGTCAAAGTATTTAAAGTAGTTCAAGAAAGATTTAGATTAAATAAAAGTCGATATAAATCGGTTTTACTGACCGTTTGTGGCTTAGTAAGGTTGAGAATTAGTGCGCTAATTTTAGAAGTAATAGAAGGGGAGCAATCAGGGGAAGTAATTGACGTTATAATTAGCCATAGTTTTCCGTCAAAATTGGATTTTGTCTCTTCAAACCCTGATTAA